From the Mangifera indica cultivar Alphonso chromosome 10, CATAS_Mindica_2.1, whole genome shotgun sequence genome, one window contains:
- the LOC123226966 gene encoding 4-hydroxy-tetrahydrodipicolinate reductase 2, chloroplastic-like isoform X2: MALLFKAPCTAISYLEKTQIFKKQCFGFDNVNNSNNNVVFSRPRCLVPAVLSMSSTTKPIQELETPGSKSFNIPIMVNGCSGKMGKAVIKAADTIGLQLVPVSFGSEEESGKTLEVCDNAELYCKVGVPFVMGTTGGDRDKLYKTVENSRVYAVISPQMGKQVVAFLAAMEIMAEQFPGAFSGYSLQVLESHQTSKVDTSGTAKAVISCFQKLGVSFDMDQIQMIRDPKQQIEMVGVPEEHLAGHAFHMYHLTSPDKTVSFEFQHNVCGRSIYAEGTIDAVIFLSKKVQSQADKRIYNMIDVLREGNMR, encoded by the exons ATGGCATTGTTATTTAAAGCTCCTTGCACCGCCATTTCTTACCTGGAGAAGACACAGATTTTCAAGAAACAGTGTTTTGGTTTTGATAATgttaataattctaataataatgTTGTCTTCTCAAGGCCAAGATGTTTGGTTCCTGCAGTTTTGTCAATGTCTTCAACTACCAAGCCAATTCAAGAATTGGAAACACCCGGTTCAAAAAGCTTCAATATTCCCATCATG GTAAATGGCTGTAGTGGAAAGATGGGCAAGGCCGTTATAAAGGCAGCAGATACTATAGGACTTCAGTTGGTTCCTGTATCATTTGGCTCGGAAGAGGAATCTGGGAAAACATTAGAAGTATGTG ATAATGCAGAGCTTTACTGCAAAGTTGGAGTGCCCTTTGTTATGGGAACCACAGGAGGGGATAGGGATAAATTGTATAAGACTGTAGAAAACTCAAGAGTCTATGCTGTGATCTCCCCGCAAATGGGAAAGCAG GTTGTTGCATTCCTTGCAGCTATGGAAATAATGGCTGAGCAATTTCCTGGAGCCTTTTCTGGGTATTCACTTCAG gTATTGGAGTCCCATCAAACAAGTAAAGTGGACACATCTGGAACTGCCAAAGCTGTTATATCATGCTTTCAGAAATTGGGGGTCTCTTTTGATATGGATCAG ATACAAATGATCCGGGATCCCAAGCAACAAATTGAGATGGTGGGAGTTCCAGAGGAGCATTTGGCTGGGCATGCTTTCCATATGTATCACCTCACTTCACCTGACAAAAC AGTTTCTTTCGAGTTTCAACATAATGTTTGTGGTAGATCAATTTACGCTGAGGGTACTATTGATGCTGTAATTTTCCTTTCTAAGAAG GTTCAGTCGCAGGCTGACAAGCGGATTTACAATATGATAGATGTCTTGCGGGAGGGAAACATGCGatag
- the LOC123226966 gene encoding 4-hydroxy-tetrahydrodipicolinate reductase 2, chloroplastic-like isoform X1 has product MALLFKAPCTAISYLEKTQIFKKQCFGFDNVNNSNNNVVFSRPRCLVPAVLSMSSTTKPIQELETPGSKSFNIPIMVNGCSGKMGKAVIKAADTIGLQLVPVSFGSEEESGKTLEVCGKEILVHGPSDRESVLASVFDKYPNMIVVDYTVPSAVNDNAELYCKVGVPFVMGTTGGDRDKLYKTVENSRVYAVISPQMGKQVVAFLAAMEIMAEQFPGAFSGYSLQVLESHQTSKVDTSGTAKAVISCFQKLGVSFDMDQIQMIRDPKQQIEMVGVPEEHLAGHAFHMYHLTSPDKTVSFEFQHNVCGRSIYAEGTIDAVIFLSKKVQSQADKRIYNMIDVLREGNMR; this is encoded by the exons ATGGCATTGTTATTTAAAGCTCCTTGCACCGCCATTTCTTACCTGGAGAAGACACAGATTTTCAAGAAACAGTGTTTTGGTTTTGATAATgttaataattctaataataatgTTGTCTTCTCAAGGCCAAGATGTTTGGTTCCTGCAGTTTTGTCAATGTCTTCAACTACCAAGCCAATTCAAGAATTGGAAACACCCGGTTCAAAAAGCTTCAATATTCCCATCATG GTAAATGGCTGTAGTGGAAAGATGGGCAAGGCCGTTATAAAGGCAGCAGATACTATAGGACTTCAGTTGGTTCCTGTATCATTTGGCTCGGAAGAGGAATCTGGGAAAACATTAGAAGTATGTGGCAAGGAGATTCTGGTGCACGGTCCTTCTGACAGGGAAAGTGTTCTTGCTTCTGTTTTTGATAAATATCCAAACATGATCGTGGTGGACTACACTGTGCCAAGTGCAGTGAATG ATAATGCAGAGCTTTACTGCAAAGTTGGAGTGCCCTTTGTTATGGGAACCACAGGAGGGGATAGGGATAAATTGTATAAGACTGTAGAAAACTCAAGAGTCTATGCTGTGATCTCCCCGCAAATGGGAAAGCAG GTTGTTGCATTCCTTGCAGCTATGGAAATAATGGCTGAGCAATTTCCTGGAGCCTTTTCTGGGTATTCACTTCAG gTATTGGAGTCCCATCAAACAAGTAAAGTGGACACATCTGGAACTGCCAAAGCTGTTATATCATGCTTTCAGAAATTGGGGGTCTCTTTTGATATGGATCAG ATACAAATGATCCGGGATCCCAAGCAACAAATTGAGATGGTGGGAGTTCCAGAGGAGCATTTGGCTGGGCATGCTTTCCATATGTATCACCTCACTTCACCTGACAAAAC AGTTTCTTTCGAGTTTCAACATAATGTTTGTGGTAGATCAATTTACGCTGAGGGTACTATTGATGCTGTAATTTTCCTTTCTAAGAAG GTTCAGTCGCAGGCTGACAAGCGGATTTACAATATGATAGATGTCTTGCGGGAGGGAAACATGCGatag
- the LOC123226966 gene encoding 4-hydroxy-tetrahydrodipicolinate reductase 2, chloroplastic-like isoform X3 produces the protein MSSTTKPIQELETPGSKSFNIPIMVNGCSGKMGKAVIKAADTIGLQLVPVSFGSEEESGKTLEVCGKEILVHGPSDRESVLASVFDKYPNMIVVDYTVPSAVNDNAELYCKVGVPFVMGTTGGDRDKLYKTVENSRVYAVISPQMGKQVVAFLAAMEIMAEQFPGAFSGYSLQVLESHQTSKVDTSGTAKAVISCFQKLGVSFDMDQIQMIRDPKQQIEMVGVPEEHLAGHAFHMYHLTSPDKTVSFEFQHNVCGRSIYAEGTIDAVIFLSKKVQSQADKRIYNMIDVLREGNMR, from the exons ATGTCTTCAACTACCAAGCCAATTCAAGAATTGGAAACACCCGGTTCAAAAAGCTTCAATATTCCCATCATG GTAAATGGCTGTAGTGGAAAGATGGGCAAGGCCGTTATAAAGGCAGCAGATACTATAGGACTTCAGTTGGTTCCTGTATCATTTGGCTCGGAAGAGGAATCTGGGAAAACATTAGAAGTATGTGGCAAGGAGATTCTGGTGCACGGTCCTTCTGACAGGGAAAGTGTTCTTGCTTCTGTTTTTGATAAATATCCAAACATGATCGTGGTGGACTACACTGTGCCAAGTGCAGTGAATG ATAATGCAGAGCTTTACTGCAAAGTTGGAGTGCCCTTTGTTATGGGAACCACAGGAGGGGATAGGGATAAATTGTATAAGACTGTAGAAAACTCAAGAGTCTATGCTGTGATCTCCCCGCAAATGGGAAAGCAG GTTGTTGCATTCCTTGCAGCTATGGAAATAATGGCTGAGCAATTTCCTGGAGCCTTTTCTGGGTATTCACTTCAG gTATTGGAGTCCCATCAAACAAGTAAAGTGGACACATCTGGAACTGCCAAAGCTGTTATATCATGCTTTCAGAAATTGGGGGTCTCTTTTGATATGGATCAG ATACAAATGATCCGGGATCCCAAGCAACAAATTGAGATGGTGGGAGTTCCAGAGGAGCATTTGGCTGGGCATGCTTTCCATATGTATCACCTCACTTCACCTGACAAAAC AGTTTCTTTCGAGTTTCAACATAATGTTTGTGGTAGATCAATTTACGCTGAGGGTACTATTGATGCTGTAATTTTCCTTTCTAAGAAG GTTCAGTCGCAGGCTGACAAGCGGATTTACAATATGATAGATGTCTTGCGGGAGGGAAACATGCGatag